In Planctomycetota bacterium, a single window of DNA contains:
- a CDS encoding TIM barrel protein: MRLAEWIDLAATLDLDGLEWYAGFLEMADAARWPGFRRMVEERGMTIPMFCCSPDFTHPDAGFRRAQIERQIQWIDTAHALGASFCRVLSGQRRPELAEAAGLDLAADCIRACLPHARSRGVTLVLENHYKDDFWDYPEFAQRRDAFVGLVERIPDAGFGVNYDPSNAYLAGDDPLDLLRRVSHRVVTMHASDRFLIEGTLDDLRREEGGSQGYARRLRHGEIGKGLNDYDAIFTELRARGFAGWISIEDGVDGVDQLARSVIFLRGKIAEYWPAGV, encoded by the coding sequence ATGCGGCTGGCCGAGTGGATCGACCTCGCCGCGACGCTCGACCTCGACGGGCTCGAGTGGTACGCCGGGTTCCTCGAGATGGCCGACGCGGCCCGCTGGCCGGGATTCCGCCGGATGGTCGAGGAGCGCGGGATGACGATCCCGATGTTCTGCTGCTCCCCCGACTTCACCCATCCCGATGCCGGCTTCCGCCGCGCCCAGATCGAGCGGCAGATCCAGTGGATCGACACCGCCCACGCCCTGGGGGCGTCGTTCTGCCGCGTCCTCTCCGGCCAGCGCCGCCCGGAGCTGGCGGAGGCGGCGGGGCTCGACCTCGCCGCCGACTGCATCCGGGCCTGCCTGCCCCACGCCCGCAGCCGGGGCGTGACGCTCGTCCTCGAGAACCACTACAAGGACGACTTCTGGGACTATCCCGAGTTCGCCCAGCGGCGTGACGCCTTCGTCGGCCTCGTCGAGCGGATCCCGGACGCCGGGTTCGGCGTCAACTACGATCCTTCCAACGCCTACCTCGCCGGCGACGATCCGCTCGACCTGCTCCGCCGCGTCTCCCACCGCGTGGTCACGATGCACGCCAGCGACCGCTTCCTGATCGAGGGCACGCTCGACGACCTGCGCCGCGAGGAGGGGGGCAGCCAGGGCTACGCCCGCCGCCTCCGCCACGGCGAGATCGGAAAGGGACTCAACGACTACGACGCGATCTTCACCGAACTGCGTGCCCGAGGCTTCGCCGGGTGGATCAGCATCGAGGACGGCGTCGACGGCGTGGATCAGCTGGCCCGCAGCGTCATCTTCCTCCGTGGCAAGATCGCCGAATACTGGCCGGCCGGCGTCTGA
- a CDS encoding DUF1501 domain-containing protein — protein sequence MSNDGEPIGPSPSGRRHWLRTAGCGFGLTALAALDAEADDPLGARLPHHPARARSVIFLFMEGGPSHLDLFDPKPLLRDLAGERIPASFAPPITAMGESQSPLLADKRVWRRHGRCGAWVSDWMPHVAGHVDELAIIRSCVADGINHSGGVCQMNTGAVLGGRPSLGAWCVYGLGTENADLPAFVVMQDSDGQVVNGPRNWGAGFMPAVYQGTRVGGTPPIPNLSAPRGLFAERQEGKLDLLGRINGRAAAAFPDHSELAARLRTYELAHRMQAAAPAAVDLAAETAATHRLYGLDDDVTAPFGRTCLLARRLVERGVRFVQLYHGAGSKWDAHSGIEKNHGELCRKVDRPIAGLLADLRQRGLLDSTLVVWGGEFGRTPMSEKGNGRDHNPSGFTMWMAGGGVPGGVTIGATDELGLHAVEDRMHVHDLHATILRILGLDHRRLVWMAQGRPERPTLNEGVPHPLLAG from the coding sequence ATGTCGAATGACGGCGAACCGATCGGACCGTCCCCCAGCGGCCGCCGCCACTGGCTGCGGACCGCGGGCTGCGGCTTCGGCCTGACGGCGCTGGCGGCGCTCGACGCGGAGGCCGACGATCCACTCGGCGCGCGCCTGCCGCATCATCCGGCGCGGGCACGGAGCGTGATCTTCCTGTTCATGGAAGGGGGACCGAGCCACCTCGACCTGTTCGACCCCAAGCCGCTGCTCCGCGATCTGGCCGGGGAGCGGATCCCGGCGAGCTTCGCACCGCCGATCACGGCGATGGGGGAGAGCCAGTCGCCGCTCCTCGCCGACAAGCGCGTCTGGCGGCGCCACGGCCGGTGCGGGGCCTGGGTCAGCGACTGGATGCCGCACGTCGCCGGACATGTCGACGAGTTGGCGATCATCCGCTCCTGCGTCGCCGACGGCATCAACCATTCCGGCGGAGTCTGCCAGATGAACACCGGCGCCGTCCTCGGCGGCCGGCCGAGCCTCGGCGCATGGTGCGTGTACGGCCTCGGCACCGAGAACGCCGACCTGCCGGCATTCGTGGTGATGCAGGACAGCGACGGGCAGGTGGTGAACGGCCCGCGGAACTGGGGCGCCGGCTTCATGCCGGCCGTCTACCAGGGAACACGCGTCGGCGGCACGCCGCCGATCCCCAACCTCTCGGCGCCGCGCGGTCTGTTCGCGGAGCGCCAGGAGGGGAAGCTCGACCTCCTCGGACGGATCAACGGCCGGGCGGCCGCGGCCTTTCCGGACCACAGCGAACTCGCGGCCCGGCTCCGGACCTACGAGTTGGCCCACCGGATGCAGGCCGCGGCGCCGGCGGCCGTCGATCTCGCCGCGGAGACCGCCGCCACCCACCGCCTCTACGGCCTCGACGACGACGTCACCGCGCCGTTCGGCCGCACCTGCCTGCTCGCCCGGCGGCTCGTGGAGCGCGGCGTGCGGTTCGTGCAGCTGTACCACGGCGCGGGCAGCAAATGGGACGCCCATTCGGGGATCGAGAAGAACCATGGCGAGCTGTGCCGCAAGGTCGACCGGCCGATCGCCGGGTTGCTCGCCGACCTCCGCCAGCGCGGGCTGCTCGACTCGACGCTCGTCGTCTGGGGGGGCGAATTCGGGCGGACGCCGATGAGCGAGAAAGGGAATGGCCGCGACCACAACCCGTCCGGATTCACGATGTGGATGGCCGGCGGCGGCGTGCCCGGTGGGGTCACGATCGGTGCCACCGACGAGCTCGGCCTCCACGCCGTCGAGGACCGGATGCACGTCCACGACCTCCACGCGACGATCCTGCGGATCCTCGGCCTCGATCATCGCCGGCTGGTGTGGATGGCGCAGGGGCGCCCCGAGCGACCCACGCTCAACGAGGGGGTGCCGCACCCGCTCCTCGCCGGGTGA
- a CDS encoding DUF1553 domain-containing protein, with the protein MRNSRLPRMNSTPWSRPAASNATANGSLTRAGSGCRPWRPPGAPTTTSIPGAAAGRRSRARPTTRMTGRQLMATALEWGGSGSGAMARRRPTLSPRPTPQVKLPAGGPRAKIGNSPQDFAVVRTARPRAGHVPSWTLVAACWAGLVVAVSGAAAEPPPGGTSAAALSHFEAHVRPLLVARCQRCHGEREQKGGLRVDGLVGLLRGGDSGPAIVAGEPAASLLVAAVRHDGLAMPPDGRLADGEIAALESWIAAGAPWTGTAPAAELIAAGLPADDVAAGPRPRSWRDGITAADRAHWAYRPLVRPPLPPPTTAATTDHPVDRFIDAALAGAGLVPVGPAAPDVLVRRLSFDLLGVPPTPVETAAFAADPAPDASERLVDRLLADPRRGERMARHWLDLARYAESDGYRQDAFRPTVWRYRDFVVGAFAANMPFDRFLQWQIAGDEIAPQDPAALVATGFLRQTPYEYNQVDAVGQWTAILTEVTDVAGDVFLATGMGCARCHDHKFDPVPQADYYRLQAFFAALDWRDDAVVDPPGTPALTAAQQAYAARVAEYRARLATIEEGARFPAAWAGQLPLSRFPESTQEMILREPQRRAPWEEQIVRLASRQLKFTPPGLGGEDQRWHQWLTEELAAFEKEHAADKPPAPALAAVAGDVGPRAPPTRIPGGGPVEPGVPAVLGGTGATIEPITAAPGRRGSTGRRRALAEWLTSAANPLTPRVVANRVWQWHFGRGLAANASDFGRLGGAPDHPELLDWLAVELVESGWDVARLERLILTSAAYRRTSRLAADDPAVARGRAVDPDNRLWWRQDCRRLDADQVRDAALAVSGELEPTVGGPSVPPTAPRRSLYVTAFRNTRDALGEAFDAPDGYASCARREATTTATQALFLVNGEWLLARARALALAIERDSAAGPGADADRAAAALRRATGREPPAAAVAEAAAFLAAQQRLLDADASTQLAGFTRRMPQRDGLAAVFDPAGEAPVLALPGAAPATSPDGFTLEAAVLLESVAGDATPRTIAAAWNGNAKERGWALGVSGSTGRLAPQSLVLHLAGGTGAVETVAPEIRLEVQRPYAIAVSVRPAVGGPGEALFFVLDLSDNDAAPVERRMPLAAPGPFTGTAPFTIGGRDGTAGAPWAGLIDDVRLTAAALGREQFLPEPVPGVVGHWTFEERPGFFADASGQERALERPGVRRPPVADVPRYEALVDLCHVLLSSSDFLYVE; encoded by the coding sequence ATGCGGAACAGCCGGTTGCCACGCATGAACTCGACCCCGTGGAGCCGTCCGGCGGCGTCGAACGCGACGGCGAACGGTTCGTTGACCAGGGCGGGATCGGGCTGCCGGCCATGGCGGCCGCCGGGCGCTCCGACGACGACCTCGATCCCCGGTGCCGCCGCAGGGAGGAGGAGCAGGGCGAGACCGACGACTCGGATGACCGGCAGGCAGCTCATGGCGACGGCCCTGGAATGGGGTGGAAGCGGGAGCGGCGCGATGGCACGCCGGCGGCCGACGTTGTCGCCGCGGCCGACGCCGCAGGTCAAATTGCCGGCCGGGGGCCCGCGGGCCAAAATAGGTAATTCCCCACAGGACTTTGCCGTGGTCCGAACCGCCCGCCCCCGTGCCGGTCATGTGCCGAGTTGGACGCTGGTCGCGGCCTGCTGGGCGGGGCTGGTGGTCGCTGTCTCGGGCGCGGCCGCGGAGCCGCCTCCGGGGGGAACCTCCGCCGCGGCGCTCTCGCACTTCGAAGCCCACGTCCGTCCGCTGTTGGTCGCGCGCTGCCAGCGCTGCCACGGCGAACGCGAACAGAAGGGGGGCTTGCGCGTCGACGGGCTCGTCGGCCTGCTCCGTGGGGGGGATTCCGGGCCGGCGATCGTCGCCGGCGAGCCGGCGGCGAGCTTGCTCGTGGCGGCGGTCCGCCACGACGGCCTCGCGATGCCCCCCGACGGGCGGCTGGCAGACGGGGAGATCGCCGCGCTCGAAAGCTGGATCGCTGCCGGGGCCCCCTGGACGGGCACCGCGCCGGCGGCCGAACTGATCGCCGCCGGGCTCCCCGCGGACGACGTCGCGGCGGGACCGCGCCCGCGCTCGTGGCGCGACGGCATCACGGCCGCCGACCGCGCTCACTGGGCCTACCGCCCTCTCGTGCGTCCGCCGCTACCGCCTCCGACCACCGCTGCCACCACCGACCATCCGGTCGACCGGTTCATCGACGCCGCGCTCGCCGGCGCGGGGCTCGTGCCGGTCGGCCCGGCCGCGCCCGACGTGCTCGTGCGGCGGTTGTCGTTCGACCTCCTCGGCGTGCCTCCGACACCGGTCGAGACCGCGGCCTTCGCCGCCGATCCGGCTCCCGACGCCTCCGAGCGGCTCGTCGATCGGCTCCTCGCCGATCCGCGCCGCGGCGAGCGGATGGCGCGGCATTGGCTCGACCTGGCGCGCTACGCCGAGAGTGACGGGTACCGGCAGGATGCCTTCCGGCCCACCGTCTGGCGCTACCGCGACTTCGTCGTCGGTGCGTTCGCGGCCAACATGCCGTTCGACCGGTTCTTGCAGTGGCAGATCGCCGGCGACGAGATCGCGCCGCAGGATCCGGCCGCCCTGGTCGCGACCGGCTTCCTCCGGCAGACCCCGTACGAATACAACCAGGTGGACGCCGTCGGCCAATGGACGGCGATCCTCACCGAGGTCACAGACGTCGCCGGCGACGTCTTCCTGGCGACGGGGATGGGCTGCGCCCGCTGCCACGACCACAAGTTCGATCCCGTTCCGCAGGCCGACTACTACCGCCTCCAGGCGTTCTTCGCCGCGCTCGACTGGCGCGACGATGCCGTCGTCGATCCTCCGGGCACGCCGGCGTTGACCGCGGCGCAGCAGGCCTACGCGGCCCGGGTGGCCGAGTACCGTGCGAGGCTGGCGACCATCGAGGAGGGCGCGCGGTTCCCGGCGGCGTGGGCCGGCCAACTGCCCCTGTCGCGCTTCCCTGAATCGACGCAGGAGATGATCCTCCGCGAGCCGCAGCGCCGCGCGCCCTGGGAGGAGCAGATCGTGCGCCTCGCCTCCCGGCAGTTGAAGTTCACGCCGCCCGGGCTCGGGGGTGAGGACCAGCGCTGGCACCAGTGGCTCACGGAGGAATTGGCCGCGTTCGAGAAGGAGCACGCCGCCGACAAGCCGCCGGCGCCGGCGCTGGCTGCGGTCGCCGGTGACGTCGGCCCCCGCGCTCCGCCGACGCGGATTCCCGGCGGGGGCCCGGTCGAGCCGGGCGTGCCCGCGGTCCTCGGCGGCACGGGCGCGACGATCGAGCCGATCACCGCCGCGCCGGGCAGGCGCGGGTCGACCGGTCGGCGCCGGGCGCTGGCGGAGTGGCTGACCTCGGCGGCCAATCCGCTCACGCCGCGCGTCGTCGCCAACCGCGTCTGGCAGTGGCACTTCGGCCGCGGGCTCGCTGCCAATGCCAGCGACTTCGGCCGTCTCGGCGGCGCTCCCGACCATCCCGAGCTGCTCGATTGGCTCGCGGTCGAACTCGTCGAATCGGGCTGGGACGTCGCCCGGCTCGAACGCCTGATCCTCACCAGCGCCGCCTACCGCCGCACCTCGCGCCTCGCTGCCGACGATCCGGCCGTCGCCCGTGGCCGTGCCGTCGACCCCGACAACCGCCTCTGGTGGCGCCAGGATTGCCGCCGGCTCGACGCCGACCAGGTCCGCGACGCGGCCCTCGCCGTGTCGGGCGAGCTCGAACCGACGGTCGGCGGCCCGAGCGTGCCGCCGACGGCGCCGCGCCGCAGCCTCTACGTGACCGCGTTCCGCAACACGCGCGACGCTCTCGGCGAGGCGTTCGACGCCCCCGACGGCTACGCCAGCTGCGCGCGGCGCGAGGCCACCACGACCGCGACGCAGGCCCTGTTCCTCGTCAACGGCGAATGGCTCCTCGCCCGCGCCCGGGCGCTGGCGCTGGCGATCGAGCGCGACTCGGCCGCCGGGCCGGGCGCCGACGCCGACCGCGCCGCCGCCGCCCTGCGGCGCGCCACCGGACGCGAGCCGCCGGCGGCCGCGGTCGCGGAGGCGGCGGCGTTCCTCGCCGCCCAGCAGCGGCTGCTCGATGCCGATGCGTCGACGCAGCTGGCCGGATTCACGCGGCGGATGCCGCAGCGCGATGGCCTCGCCGCGGTCTTCGATCCCGCCGGGGAGGCGCCGGTGCTGGCGCTGCCGGGAGCCGCCCCGGCGACGTCGCCCGACGGCTTCACGCTCGAGGCCGCGGTGCTCCTCGAGTCGGTGGCCGGCGATGCCACCCCGCGCACGATCGCCGCCGCCTGGAACGGCAACGCCAAGGAGCGCGGGTGGGCGCTGGGCGTGAGCGGATCGACGGGCCGGCTCGCGCCGCAGTCGCTCGTCCTCCACCTGGCGGGCGGGACCGGCGCCGTGGAGACGGTCGCTCCCGAGATCCGCCTCGAGGTGCAGCGCCCCTACGCGATCGCCGTCAGCGTGCGCCCCGCCGTGGGCGGCCCCGGCGAGGCGCTGTTTTTCGTCCTCGACCTTTCCGACAACGATGCCGCGCCGGTCGAGCGCCGGATGCCGCTCGCCGCGCCCGGGCCGTTCACCGGCACGGCACCGTTCACGATCGGTGGGCGCGACGGCACCGCCGGCGCCCCCTGGGCGGGGCTGATCGACGACGTCCGGCTCACCGCCGCGGCGCTCGGGCGGGAGCAGTTCCTCCCCGAGCCGGTGCCCGGCGTCGTGGGGCACTGGACGTTCGAGGAGCGCCCCGGGTTCTTCGCCGATGCCTCCGGGCAGGAACGGGCGCTCGAGCGCCCCGGCGTCCGCCGGCCACCGGTGGCCGACGTCCCGCGCTACGAGGCCCTCGTCGATCTGTGCCACGTCCTCCTCTCGTCGAGCGACTTCCTGTATGTCGAATGA